From Paenibacillus sp.:
TTCTCGTATGCACCGACCGTCGCCTACTTGCCTCGCTACAATTCTTACAGCGATTTGCGGGATCTGCTCGCGGACGAGCGGATCGCGGCGATCGTGCGAAAGCATATTCCGGACATCGATCGGAAGCAAGGAGCCGTGTTCGGCATGAAACTAGCCAGTATGCGCGAGATGCAGTTCGTGACGCGCATTACGAACGAGCAGCTGGACGCGATGGATCAAGAATTGGACTATTATTATAAGTCTACTGTTGGTGTATAATACGAACATTCCTAGGACCGCCTCAGTAGGCGGTCCTTTCGCAGGTGGTGCAACAGATGAGATGGCTTCTTAACCTATCGCTTTTAGGCAATTCGGTTCGAACGAAGCTGGCGCTTAGCGTCCTGATGATCACGGTGCCTTTGTTCGGATTGTTGTATTATTACAACTACTACGCGGCGCAGGTCGTTCATACGCAGGTCGGCAGCTCGAACAAGAGCATGATGTCCTTATACATGACGCAGATCGACGCGGGGCTCGACGGAGTAGACCAGTATTTGCTCAATCTCATTGCTTCCGATTACGATATTCAATTAATGAGCCGGCCTCGCACGGAGGAAGAGTTCGTCCTGGCGAAGGTGAGAGTGAACAATAAGCTGGACAGCGACGCGTTAATGTATAAATCCGTCGTCAATTCGATTTTCGTGTATTCGCCGGACCAGGGAGCGATCGCGGCGACGGCGACGGGGATCGGCAGCAGGGAGTATACGATGCTGAATCGATACATTCAAACCGAGCTGCTGCAATCGTTCGAGGACGGCAGCGTACCGACCCGTTGGTTCGTAAGGAAGATCGGGGATGACCATTATTTGTTCCGAATTCAGCCCGGCGACAGGCTTTGGCTGGGCGCCTGGGTCAATCTAAGCACACTGCAGAAGCCCTTGTCGCTCATCGACTTCGGGGAGAACGGCAACTCGCTGTTTATTACGGAATCGGGCGTTCCAATGACCAACCGGGACTACGTGACGTCCCGGGAGCTGCAGCTGCAGCCCGTTCGGAATCAAGCCTATACGACGGGGCCCGGCAACGAGTACCACGTCATCAACGCCGCTTCGGCGAAGGGCGATTTCGGGCTCGCGGCCGTCGTCGCGGATGAAACGGTGCTGCAAAATTTGCCGTACCTCAACCGGATCGTGATCAGTATCACGCTGATCGGGATACTCTTAATCCCGCTTTACTTCCTCTATTTGCGAAGAACGGTGCTCACCCCGCTCAATAAAATCATCTACGCGATGAAACGAATCGGAGACGGCAGCCTGCAAACGAGGATCGAGCCGTTCCGAACGTCCGACGAATTCGCGGCCGTCAACCGCAATTTTAACGACATGATCGGGCAAATCCAGGATTTAAAGATTTCGGTGTACGAAGAGCAGTTAAGTAAACAAAAAGCGGAGCTGCAGCATCTGCAGCTGCAAATCAACCCGCACTTTTTCATGAACACTCTGAATTTGATTTATAGCCTAGCGTTGGACAAGGATTTCGAATTAATCAAAGACATGACGCTGCGGCTCGTCAAACATTTCCGGTATATGTTCCGAAGCAACTTAACGTTCGTCCCTCTGAAGGACGAGCTCGAGCACGTTCGCAATTATTTGGCGATCCACGAGCTGAGATTCCAGCAGAAGTTGAATTGCCGAATCGATGCTCCTGAACCGCTGCTGAAGGCCATGGTTCCGCCTCTTATCATTCAGACGTACGTAGAGAACGCGCTCAAATACGCGTCCTCCGTCGAGAATCCCCTCGCCTTGGACGTTACGGTTCGCGGGGACGATTGGGAGGGAGATGCCGCGATGGTGATCGAAATCGCGGACGAGGGCGCCGGCTACGATGAACGGCTGCTTCCGTTGTTAAACGCGGGAGAGCGCATCGTCGACGAGCAAGGCGAGCATATTGGGGCTTGGAACGCGTGGCACCGGCTCCGCCTTTTGTATGGAGAGGGAGCCTATATTCAGTATTTCAATCGTCTGCCCCATGGAGCGAAGGTCGTCATCCGGCTTCCGTTCCATTCGAATTAAACTTACTAGTTACGGAGGCTAAGCCGAATGAACCTCATTATCGTCGACGACGAGCCTCTGGCGGTTCGGAGCGTCATGAATGCGATCGATTGGAGCAAGCTGGGCATCGAGCATGTGTACGACGCGAACAGCGCCAAGCAGGCGAAGGAGCTATTCGCCGAGCAGCAGATCGATATGATGCTATGCGATATCGAGATGCCGAAGGAGAGCGGGCTCGAGCTGCTCGCTTGGGTGCGGGAACAGCATCCTTCCACCGTCTCGATCTTTTTGACCTGTCACGCCGATTTTCATTTTGCCAAGGAAGCCATTCGATTGGGCAGTTTAGATTACTTGCTGAAGCCGATCCCGCCGGAGGAGCTAGAGGCGGCGATTTCCAAGGCGATTGAACAGTTGAAGGCAGAGCATGAGCTGAAGCGCCGGAGCGAATCGTGGGTGAAGCATCATCCGTTGTTTATCGAGCGGTTTTGGACCGACATCTTCAGCCGAACGATCCCGTCCTCTCCAGAGGCGGTGGAATCGGCGGCGCGCGAACGTAATATTCACCTCCCGGAAGGCCTAGCGATTACGCCGGTGCGGGTTCAGGTGCGAAGGTGGCATAAAGAGCTGACCCAGCGGGACGAGAAAATTATGGAATACGCCTTGGCGAATGCGCTGCAGGAGAGCTCCGGCGGCATCGGGGAGACGTATGGCATTATTGCGCCGGAACGGAACTATCTGGTGGCGATGCTGGGCCGCATCACGGCCGATAAGGGAAAGATAAAGAAGCTGCTGCAGGAATACATTGACAATTGCCGGAGATTTTTCTACTGCGATCTTTCGGTCTACGTCGGCGAACCGACGGCGGTCCATGAGCTGCCGATCGCGCACTCCCGATTGGAGAGACTGATGCGAGATAACGTCGCGAGCGAAAATCAGGTGCTATTCCTGGATGAGCAGCGGGAAGAGGATGCTGCGGTGGCTTGGCCCGACATGAAGCTCTGGCTGCATATGCTGCAAGAGGGCTCTGGCTCTAAGGGGCGGCTTCTGGAGGAAGTGAACAAGTTTTTAAAGAGGCTGCAGGGCGTTCCGGGGTTAAAGACGTTAACGCTGCACCAATTTCACCAGGATCTTCTTCAAATCGTATACTCCGTGCTGGGCGAAAAGGGCATTCAAGCGCATCATTTATTCCGTGACCAAGTTTCCGTCGAGCTGTCCGACCGTTCCGCCGACTCCGTGAAGCATATGGCGGAATGGGCGCACCATTTGATCGAGAAAGCGCTCGGATATGCGGAGGAAATCGAAGCGTCCGAGTCGATCGTCGGCAAGGTCAAAGCCTATATTACGAAAAATATGCATGAGGACCTGAATCGGGAGATCATCGCAAGCTCGTTCTTTTTACATCCGGATTATATGAATCGGTTATTTAAGAAGCAAACCGGACTCTCGATGACGGAATTTCTATTGAACGAGCGGATGCGCGTCGCGGAAGAGCTGCTGGCGAAGACGGATATGCCGGTGACGAGAATCGCGATGAACGTCGGGTATTCCAATACGTCGCATTTTGCCAAAACGTTCAAAAAGCAATACGGAGCCAATCCGAACGAATATCGGCAGATGAAGCGGTAGAAGTCGAGATTGTGTTGCTCCGGGGTCGAAGTTCGAGCGGTCGATCCGCCGGCGGGATTGTATGATGAATACAGTACCACGAAATCACACCTATTGCGGGGGGTTTGGCATGAAAAAGACAGTAAGGGCTTTCTTATGTACTGGATTGGCTGCATTCATGGCAATTGCGACGGCTTGCGGCTCTAACACGGGAACGACAAACAATGGTTCCGCGCCGACCGCGGAGGAAACGCCGACGGATGCCGCTGCGAAGAGCGAACCGGTCGAAATCGTATTAGGCTATCCGGTTCTAGGAGAAGTGCCTGCGGATACCGACGCGGTGGAAGCGGAAATTAACAAAATTACGCTGGAGAAAATAAACGCCAAGGTAAAGCTGTCCAGAATTTCGATCGGTCAATGGTTTCAGCAACAAAACCTGATCTTGGCCGGCAATGAGCAGATGGATTTATACGTGGCCAGCTTCGAAGATTATGCGAGCTTCGTTGCGAAAAATCAATTTCTTGAGCTGGACGAGCTGCTCGAAACGCATGGGCAGGGCGTTCTAGAAGCGTTAGGCGACAGCAAGCTCGAGGCGGCCACAATCAACGGCAGCATCTATGCTACGCCGGTGAACAGCTTCACCGATACGGGCACGGCGCTCCTGATGCGGAAGGACCTGCTGGAGAAGCATGGTTTCGATATTTCCCAGATCAAAGGGACGAACGACTTGGACGCGGTGTTCCAGACGATGAAAGAGAAGGAGAACTTAATTGGCCTTGCCGCGCCGAACGGCCCAATGCCGATGACGCACGTCGTCGACTGGTTGAGCTACGATACGCTGGCCAACAGCTTGGGCGTTCTGCCGCACAACTCTGCGGACATGAAAGTCGTCAATTTGTTCGAGATGCCGGAATATGTGGAAGCGTTGAAAAAGATGAGAAGCTGGTACCAAGCCGGTTACTTGCCGAAGGATGCCGCGAACGCGAAGTCGGCGCCGCAAGATTTGCTTAAGAGCGGCGAAGTGTTCTCGATCTTCGAAGGAAACACCGTATTCTTGGAAGACCAAATTTCGACGACGTCCGGCAAAGAGGTAGTTAAGGTGGTTATGCAAAAGCCGGTCCTTACGACGCAAAACGTATTGGGCTTGATGTGGGCGATGCCTCGAAACAACGTGAAGCACCCGGAAAAGGCGATGGAGTTCCTCAACCTGATGTATTCGGACAAGGACATCATTAATTTAATCAACTTCGGAATCGAAGGAAAACATTACACGAAGGTGAGCGACAACGTCATTTCGCTTATTCCGGACAGCGGGTATCGGATGAATCAATCCTTCATGTTCGGCAACCGGTTGTTGACGTATGTGCTGGAGGGAGAAGACCCGGCGCTGCGCGAAGCGGATCTGGAGTTCGGCAAGACGGTCGAGCGTTCCCGCGCGTTAGGCTTCCTGCCGAAGACCGAAGCGGTCACCAATGAAATCGTAGCGGTCAAGAACGTGCTGGATCAATATCGGAAAGCGCTGGAGACGGGCAGCGTCGACCCGGAGAAGGTGCATCCGGAATTCGTCGCCAAATTGAAAGCGGCCGGCATCGACACCATCATCGCGGATAAGCAAAAGCAATTGGACGCTTGGCTCGCGCAGCAAAAGTAACCTCGTCGACGAACCGACCATGCGAGTGGTCGGTTCTTTTTTTTCAAAAAATATGATTAGGAGTGTGTCGCATCATGGCAAACGCGTTTCCGAAAGGGTTTCTCGTCGGCTCGTCCACGGCGGCGTATCAGGTCGAAGGCAATAACACGAACAGCGATTTTTGGGCGGAGGAGCAAGCGGAAGGCTCTCCGTACGCCGATAAGTCCGGCGACGCGATCGATCACTATCGGCTGTACCGCGAGGACATCGCGCTGATGGCAAGCCTCGGGCTGAAGGCATACCGATTCTCATTCGAGTGGGCGCGCATCGAGCCGGCACCGGGTCAATATTCCCGTTCGGCGATCGAGCACTACCGCGGAATGCTCGAGGCGTGCCGCGAGTACGGGTTAACGCCGATCGTCTGTATGCATCATTTCTCGTCGCCGCAATGGCTGATGCGTTACGGCGGCTGGGGCAGCCCGGACGTGCCGGAACGGTTCGCTCGGTATTGCGAGTTCGTGTTCAACGAGCTGGGATCGCTCATTCCGTACGCGCTAACGTTTAACGAAATCAATCTGCCTACGATGCTGCGCGATATTTTCACGAAGATCGGCTTCGTGGCTCCGGTCGGAATCGATGTCGCGACGTGGTCGGCTCCCGAGTGGAGGGTGGACGCCGCTCGCTTATGCGGAACGACCGTCGACAATTACGTGACGTTCCATATGATCTCGGACGAAGCGAAGATCGAGCTGCTGAAAGAGGCGCACCGGAAGGCGAGGGAGACGATCAAGCGGATTTCGCCGCATACCCAGGTCGGCTGGTCGATGGCGTTGTCCGACATTCAATCGGTCCCGGGCGGGGAAGCGGCGGCTGCGGCAAGATGGAAGCTCGTATTCGAGCAATTCGTGGATGCGATGGACGGTGACGATTTCTTCGGGCTTCAAAATTACTCGAGAGAAGTGTACGGACCGGAAGGTCAAGTGCGTCCGGGCGAAGGCGCCGAGCTGACGCAGATGAAATATGAGTATTACCCGGAAGCGTTGGGCCTCGTTATTCGCAAAGTCGCGAGAGCGCTGTCGATTCCGATCATCGTGACGGAGCACGGCGTCGCGACAGACGACGACGAGCGTAGAGTCGAGTTTATTCGTAGAGGGCTGGAAGGCTTGCAGGCGTGCATTGACGACGGCATCGACGTGCGCGGGTACATGCATTGGACTGCGTTCGACAACTTCGAGTGGCAGGCGGGCTACGGGATGACGTTCGGGCTGATCGCAGTCGATCGCGCGACGCAGGAGCGGAAGCCGAAGGAGAGCGCGCGGTATTTGGGCCGCATCGCCCGGAACGGAGGGCTGCCGGAATGAGCATAAACAAGGCATTTCCTCAGGGGTTCTTATGGGGATCGGCGACGGCGGCGCATCAGGTCGGACGAGCGGTTCCATTACGATATCGCGCTGACGCGGCGGGACGGCCAGCGCTTCGTACGCTTCCGGCGCCGGATCGGTTCGCTGTGGAAAGCGGAGCTGGAGGAACCGTACGAGGGGACGGACATCGTGTTCGGCGTCGAGGCGGATCCGGCCCGGTATCGGTTTTACTACGAGCGTCCGAACGGGGAACGAACGTGGTTCGGTTCGGGTGAGTGCTCGCTGCTGTCTACGGAGACGGCGGGCGGTTTTACAGGAGTGTACTTCGGCATGTACGCGACGGGCAACGGGAGCGCGTGCGCCGCTCCTGCGCATTTCGATTGGTTCCGGTACCGCCCAGGGGCGAACTCCTAAAGAAAGGTCAACGAAACTGGAAAGATGAACAATGATCCCCCGCGTATGGCCGTTATATAATTTGGTTGCGAAGAATGTAACGGATTCATCAACTGAAGGGGGACAGGATTCCGGTGACCTACCACTCGATCCGACCGGGCCAAGTGTGGCTGGATACGGAAGGCAAACGAATTCATGCGCACGGCGGCTCCATCATGTACATCGACGGCACTTATTATTGGTACGGCGAAAATAAGGAAAAGTCTGCGCCCGGGAGCGGCATTTGGCATTGGGGCGTTCGATGCTACGCTTCGAAGGATTTGTATAACTGGGAGGACAAAGGGCTGATCATTCCCCCGGATGAGGACAACGAGCAGTCGCCTCTGCATCCTACCAAATTGGTCGACCGCCCTCATATCATCTTTAACCGCTTCACCAAGAAGTACGTCTGCTGGCTGAAAATCATGCAACCGGACGCGTCCCAAAAGTCGACCGTTCTCGTCGCGGACGATATTCTCGGGCCGTATACGATCGTGAAGAAGGACTTGAAGCCGCTCGGCATGCACGCGGGCGACTTCGACCTCGTCGTCAATCCGAGCGACGGCAAAGCGTACTACTATTTCGAAAGAGTTCACAGCGAAATGATTTGCGCCGACTTGACCGACGATTATACGGATGTCACCGGGTATTACTCGACGCATTTCCCGCAGCCGCATCCGCCTTACGTAAGGGAAGCGCCCGCTTATTTTTACAGGAAAGGTTTGCACTACTTGGTCACGTCCGGCACGACGGGCTACTTCCCGAACCCTTCCGAGGTGGCGTGCGCCAAGCTGTACCACGGCCCGTTCGAAGTGCTGGGCAATCCCCATGTCGGGGATGCGACGAACACGTCGTTCGGCTCGCAAATTTGTTCCGTATTCAAGCATCCGCATAAGAAAGATTTGTATATCGCGCTCGCGGATCGCTGGGTGACGGAGCATACGCCGGGCAATCCGGCCACGTACGAGGAGGCGGCGGAGCGGTTCGACCAAATCTTCAATCCGGACAAAGGGCTCGACCCGACCGTAGACCACTTCCAGCCGGTCGACACCACGAAAGCGGACTATGTGTGGCTGCCGTTCCGATTCGACGGGAAGATGGCGTATCTGGATTGGAAAGAAGAATGGCGCATCGAAGACTTCGAATAGTATAATGTGGAAAACTGTACCTTCGGCAAGGAGGTACGGTTTTTTCCGCTTATGGACCCGTGCGTCGCTCCGATCCGATCGAATAGGACGTGATCCGCTTGAACCTCAAGACGCGAATCGCTTCGCTCCGGCTTTTTCCCAAGCTTGTGCTTACTTTTCTATTCGTATTAAGCCCGCTGTACATTATCGGGACGCTGATGAACGAATCCGGCTCCCGCAATATTCAACAAGAAAT
This genomic window contains:
- a CDS encoding response regulator; its protein translation is MNLIIVDDEPLAVRSVMNAIDWSKLGIEHVYDANSAKQAKELFAEQQIDMMLCDIEMPKESGLELLAWVREQHPSTVSIFLTCHADFHFAKEAIRLGSLDYLLKPIPPEELEAAISKAIEQLKAEHELKRRSESWVKHHPLFIERFWTDIFSRTIPSSPEAVESAARERNIHLPEGLAITPVRVQVRRWHKELTQRDEKIMEYALANALQESSGGIGETYGIIAPERNYLVAMLGRITADKGKIKKLLQEYIDNCRRFFYCDLSVYVGEPTAVHELPIAHSRLERLMRDNVASENQVLFLDEQREEDAAVAWPDMKLWLHMLQEGSGSKGRLLEEVNKFLKRLQGVPGLKTLTLHQFHQDLLQIVYSVLGEKGIQAHHLFRDQVSVELSDRSADSVKHMAEWAHHLIEKALGYAEEIEASESIVGKVKAYITKNMHEDLNREIIASSFFLHPDYMNRLFKKQTGLSMTEFLLNERMRVAEELLAKTDMPVTRIAMNVGYSNTSHFAKTFKKQYGANPNEYRQMKR
- a CDS encoding family 43 glycosylhydrolase, with translation MTYHSIRPGQVWLDTEGKRIHAHGGSIMYIDGTYYWYGENKEKSAPGSGIWHWGVRCYASKDLYNWEDKGLIIPPDEDNEQSPLHPTKLVDRPHIIFNRFTKKYVCWLKIMQPDASQKSTVLVADDILGPYTIVKKDLKPLGMHAGDFDLVVNPSDGKAYYYFERVHSEMICADLTDDYTDVTGYYSTHFPQPHPPYVREAPAYFYRKGLHYLVTSGTTGYFPNPSEVACAKLYHGPFEVLGNPHVGDATNTSFGSQICSVFKHPHKKDLYIALADRWVTEHTPGNPATYEEAAERFDQIFNPDKGLDPTVDHFQPVDTTKADYVWLPFRFDGKMAYLDWKEEWRIEDFE
- a CDS encoding glycoside hydrolase family 1 protein, translated to MANAFPKGFLVGSSTAAYQVEGNNTNSDFWAEEQAEGSPYADKSGDAIDHYRLYREDIALMASLGLKAYRFSFEWARIEPAPGQYSRSAIEHYRGMLEACREYGLTPIVCMHHFSSPQWLMRYGGWGSPDVPERFARYCEFVFNELGSLIPYALTFNEINLPTMLRDIFTKIGFVAPVGIDVATWSAPEWRVDAARLCGTTVDNYVTFHMISDEAKIELLKEAHRKARETIKRISPHTQVGWSMALSDIQSVPGGEAAAAARWKLVFEQFVDAMDGDDFFGLQNYSREVYGPEGQVRPGEGAELTQMKYEYYPEALGLVIRKVARALSIPIIVTEHGVATDDDERRVEFIRRGLEGLQACIDDGIDVRGYMHWTAFDNFEWQAGYGMTFGLIAVDRATQERKPKESARYLGRIARNGGLPE
- a CDS encoding ABC transporter substrate-binding protein; this translates as MAIATACGSNTGTTNNGSAPTAEETPTDAAAKSEPVEIVLGYPVLGEVPADTDAVEAEINKITLEKINAKVKLSRISIGQWFQQQNLILAGNEQMDLYVASFEDYASFVAKNQFLELDELLETHGQGVLEALGDSKLEAATINGSIYATPVNSFTDTGTALLMRKDLLEKHGFDISQIKGTNDLDAVFQTMKEKENLIGLAAPNGPMPMTHVVDWLSYDTLANSLGVLPHNSADMKVVNLFEMPEYVEALKKMRSWYQAGYLPKDAANAKSAPQDLLKSGEVFSIFEGNTVFLEDQISTTSGKEVVKVVMQKPVLTTQNVLGLMWAMPRNNVKHPEKAMEFLNLMYSDKDIINLINFGIEGKHYTKVSDNVISLIPDSGYRMNQSFMFGNRLLTYVLEGEDPALREADLEFGKTVERSRALGFLPKTEAVTNEIVAVKNVLDQYRKALETGSVDPEKVHPEFVAKLKAAGIDTIIADKQKQLDAWLAQQK
- a CDS encoding sensor histidine kinase; this encodes MRWLLNLSLLGNSVRTKLALSVLMITVPLFGLLYYYNYYAAQVVHTQVGSSNKSMMSLYMTQIDAGLDGVDQYLLNLIASDYDIQLMSRPRTEEEFVLAKVRVNNKLDSDALMYKSVVNSIFVYSPDQGAIAATATGIGSREYTMLNRYIQTELLQSFEDGSVPTRWFVRKIGDDHYLFRIQPGDRLWLGAWVNLSTLQKPLSLIDFGENGNSLFITESGVPMTNRDYVTSRELQLQPVRNQAYTTGPGNEYHVINAASAKGDFGLAAVVADETVLQNLPYLNRIVISITLIGILLIPLYFLYLRRTVLTPLNKIIYAMKRIGDGSLQTRIEPFRTSDEFAAVNRNFNDMIGQIQDLKISVYEEQLSKQKAELQHLQLQINPHFFMNTLNLIYSLALDKDFELIKDMTLRLVKHFRYMFRSNLTFVPLKDELEHVRNYLAIHELRFQQKLNCRIDAPEPLLKAMVPPLIIQTYVENALKYASSVENPLALDVTVRGDDWEGDAAMVIEIADEGAGYDERLLPLLNAGERIVDEQGEHIGAWNAWHRLRLLYGEGAYIQYFNRLPHGAKVVIRLPFHSN